In Streptomyces qaidamensis, one DNA window encodes the following:
- a CDS encoding FkbM family methyltransferase, producing MGGGRGRGALQVGRGRAAARDTVLDIGANIGIVSLMFGWEAPDLRIVSVEPAPTTFSCLEANLRSHLPGAVAVRSAVADRAGEATFTYYPRSTGNSGLFADQQADDENTRVFLRNTGIPEEYIGEMVKDLHRGIDMSVPTLTVSDLIRAHDLPEVSLLKIDVERAEHLVLAGIEDDHWPLIGHIVAEVHDPAGSGP from the coding sequence GTGGGCGGAGGCCGTGGACGCGGGGCTCTACAAGTCGGCCGCGGACGCGCTGCGGCCCGGGACACCGTCCTCGACATCGGGGCGAACATCGGAATCGTCTCGCTGATGTTCGGCTGGGAAGCGCCCGATCTCAGGATCGTGTCCGTGGAACCCGCGCCGACCACGTTCTCCTGTCTGGAGGCGAATCTGCGCAGCCATCTGCCGGGCGCCGTCGCCGTACGCAGTGCGGTGGCCGACCGGGCCGGCGAGGCGACATTCACCTATTACCCGAGGTCGACCGGAAACTCCGGGCTGTTCGCCGACCAGCAGGCGGACGACGAGAACACCCGCGTATTTCTGCGCAACACCGGAATCCCGGAGGAATACATCGGCGAGATGGTCAAGGATCTGCACCGCGGTATCGACATGTCCGTGCCCACGCTCACCGTGTCCGATCTGATCAGGGCCCACGACCTGCCGGAGGTCAGCCTGTTGAAGATCGACGTGGAGCGCGCGGAACACCTGGTCCTGGCGGGAATCGAGGACGACCACTGGCCGCTGATCGGCCATATCGTCGCCGAGGTCCACGACCCGGCAGGCTCCGGACCCTGA
- a CDS encoding phosphopantetheine-binding protein gives MPPSPSREAAARGTRSWPRSRPPEELLAGVWAQVLGLDRVGATDSFFELGGHSLLHATSGDLADPGG, from the coding sequence GTGCCGCCCTCCCCGAGCCGGGAGGCGGCGGCCCGAGGGACGCGTTCGTGGCCCCGGTCACGGCCACCGGAGGAGCTGCTCGCCGGTGTCTGGGCACAGGTGCTCGGGCTGGACCGGGTCGGTGCGACGGACAGCTTCTTCGAGCTGGGCGGGCACTCATTGCTGCACGCGACGTCAGGTGATCTCGCGGATCCGGGAGGCTGA
- a CDS encoding condensation domain-containing protein, with translation MCGPGQAAVESADRANAAPPVGVADRTQPLPLSFAQQRLWFLDQLDPGPPEYNVLCPSGCAEKPLVGALAAALGAVVARHEVLRTRWSPVRTASRTR, from the coding sequence GTGTGCGGGCCTGGCCAGGCCGCCGTGGAGAGCGCCGACCGGGCGAACGCCGCGCCGCCCGTCGGCGTGGCGGACCGTACGCAGCCGCTACCGCTGTCGTTCGCGCAGCAGCGCCTGTGGTTCCTGGACCAGCTGGACCCGGGGCCGCCGGAGTACAACGTGCTCTGCCCGTCTGGCTGCGCGGAGAAGCCCCTGGTGGGCGCCCTGGCCGCCGCTCTCGGCGCCGTCGTCGCGCGGCACGAGGTACTGCGCACCCGCTGGTCGCCGGTGCGGACGGCATCCCGTACCAGGTGA
- a CDS encoding AMP-binding protein yields MLDPGQRVGELPVLSAGERELVVEGWNASSVELPAVAGVHELIAEWAVAAPDAVAVVAGGESVTYGGLMVRANRLAHLLRGCRRRVGGGAVSAAWGGHGRGGAGGVAGCVLPLDPEYPADRLEFMLADAGVRVVVGEGRGGAARRAGCVAG; encoded by the coding sequence GTGCTCGACCCCGGGCAGCGGGTGGGTGAGCTGCCGGTGCTGTCGGCGGGTGAGCGTGAGCTGGTGGTGGAGGGGTGGAACGCGTCGTCGGTCGAGCTGCCGGCGGTGGCCGGCGTGCATGAGCTGATCGCGGAGTGGGCGGTTGCGGCGCCTGACGCTGTGGCTGTGGTGGCGGGTGGGGAGTCGGTGACGTATGGCGGGTTGATGGTTCGGGCGAATCGTCTGGCGCATCTCCTGCGCGGATGTCGGCGCCGAGTCGGTGGTGGGGCTGTGTCTGCCGCGTGGGGTGGACATGGTCGTGGCGGTGCTGGCGGTGTGGCAGGCTGCGTACTGCCGTTGGATCCGGAGTATCCCGCTGACCGTCTTGAGTTCATGCTCGCGGATGCGGGTGTGCGGGTCGTGGTGGGCGAAGGTCGTGGAGGGGCTGCCCGTCGAGCAGGGTGTGTGGCTGGATGA
- a CDS encoding AMP-binding protein produces the protein MRYAGVAPESVVGLCLPRGWTWSWHARGLAGRWRVPALDPEYPADRLEFMLADSGTKVVVGSSISWTLPSYPVMARQADARGALARRRRPRHRRRDPPAAARRPR, from the coding sequence CTGCGGTATGCCGGCGTGGCCCCGGAGTCGGTGGTGGGGCTGTGCCTGCCGCGTGGGTGGACATGGTCGTGGCATGCTCGCGGTCTGGCAGGCCGGTGGCGCGTACCTGCCCTGGACCCGGAGTACCCGGCCGACCGGCTCGAGTTCATGCTCGCCGACAGCGGCACGAAGGTGGTGGTGGGCAGCAGCATCTCGTGGACACTGCCGTCGTACCCGGTGATGGCTCGACAGGCGGACGCCCGGGGCGCCCTTGCTCGTCGTCGACGACCCCGGCACCGTCGCCGAGATCCGCCGGCTGCCGCCAGGCGCCCGAGGTGA
- a CDS encoding thioesterase domain-containing protein — translation MTGEVAAFAEVAGHLAEGQRFYGLQERGLTGEDAPPSSVEEMATTYIGEMLRVQKEGPYLLTAQSGSSYVARRLTALAGASSRRRAALRLAVDSRVRLRHESCGGLRRVADSPRQAFRPRAAGPAVRRLRGMERVALR, via the coding sequence TTGACCGGCGAGGTCGCCGCGTTCGCCGAGGTCGCCGGGCACCTGGCCGAGGGACAGCGGTTCTACGGGTTGCAGGAACGCGGCCTGACCGGCGAGGACGCGCCGCCGTCGTCCGTCGAGGAGATGGCGACCACGTACATCGGCGAGATGCTGCGGGTGCAGAAGGAGGGCCCCTACCTGCTGACCGCGCAGTCCGGGAGCTCCTACGTAGCGCGACGGCTCACGGCCCTCGCCGGCGCCTCATCGCGCCGCCGCGCAGCCCTTCGCCTGGCGGTCGACTCGCGCGTTCGCCTGCGACACGAGAGCTGCGGTGGTCTTCGACGCGTCGCCGACTCGCCGCGGCAGGCGTTCCGCCCTCGAGCCGCTGGCCCTGCAGTACGCCGACTTCGCGGCATGGAGCGAGTGGCTCTCCGGTGA